In the genome of Kitasatospora cathayae, one region contains:
- the rplN gene encoding 50S ribosomal protein L14 → MIQQESRLRVADNTGAKEILCIRVLGGSGRRYAGIGDVIVATVKDAIPGGSVKKGDVVKCVVVRTVKERRRPDGSYIRFDENAAVVLKNTEGDPRGTRIFGPVGRELRDKKFMKIISLAPEVL, encoded by the coding sequence GTGATCCAGCAGGAGTCGCGACTGCGTGTTGCCGACAACACTGGTGCCAAGGAGATCCTTTGCATCCGTGTTCTCGGTGGCTCCGGTCGCCGCTACGCCGGAATCGGGGACGTCATCGTCGCGACCGTCAAGGACGCGATCCCCGGTGGTTCGGTGAAGAAGGGTGACGTCGTCAAGTGCGTCGTCGTCCGCACCGTCAAGGAGCGCCGTCGTCCGGATGGCTCGTACATCCGCTTCGACGAGAACGCCGCCGTCGTGCTGAAGAACACCGAGGGTGACCCCCGTGGCACCCGCATCTTCGGCCCGGTCGGCCGCGAGCTGCGCGACAAGAAGTTCATGAAGATCATCTCGCTGGCGCCGGAGGTGCTCTAA
- the secY gene encoding preprotein translocase subunit SecY, translating to MLSAFARAFQTPDLRKKLLFTLGIMVLFRLGSHIPIPGVSFTAVNECVKETKNNGLFGLVNLFSGGALLQLTIFALGIMPYITASIILQLLTVVIPRLEALKKEGQAGQAKITQYTRYLTIALAVLQGTGIVATASSGALFSGCPLANQIVPDTSVFRIATMVITMTAGTTVIMWLGELITDRGIGNGMSLLIFTSIAAQFPSSMWAIKQSGTIGGGWVEFLSVVAVGVIVVMLVIFVEQAQRRIPVQYAKRMIGRRAFGGTSTYIPLKVNQAGVIPVIFASSLLYIPALVVQLTNSQAGWAVWIKQNFVKGDHPIYMATYFLLIVFFAFFYVAISFNPEEVADNMKKYGGFIPGIRAGRPTAEYLNYVLTRITWPGSLYLGLIALIPMIALVAFGQQTNFPFGGTSVLIVVGVGLETVKQIESQLQQRNYEGFLR from the coding sequence GTGCTCAGTGCGTTCGCGCGGGCGTTCCAGACGCCCGACCTGCGCAAGAAGCTGCTGTTCACGCTGGGCATCATGGTGCTGTTCCGGCTGGGCTCGCACATTCCGATCCCGGGCGTGAGCTTCACGGCCGTGAACGAGTGCGTGAAGGAGACCAAGAACAACGGCCTCTTCGGACTCGTCAACCTGTTCAGCGGTGGCGCGCTCCTCCAGCTGACGATCTTCGCCCTCGGCATCATGCCGTACATCACGGCGAGCATCATCCTCCAGCTCCTCACCGTCGTGATCCCGCGACTGGAGGCGCTGAAGAAGGAGGGGCAGGCCGGCCAGGCGAAGATCACCCAGTACACCCGCTACCTGACCATCGCGCTCGCCGTGCTCCAGGGCACCGGCATCGTGGCGACGGCCTCCAGCGGTGCGCTGTTCTCGGGCTGCCCGCTGGCCAACCAGATCGTGCCGGACACCTCGGTGTTCCGGATCGCCACCATGGTCATCACGATGACGGCCGGCACCACGGTCATCATGTGGCTGGGCGAGCTGATCACCGACCGCGGCATCGGCAACGGCATGTCGCTGCTGATCTTCACCTCGATCGCCGCGCAGTTCCCGTCCTCGATGTGGGCCATCAAGCAGTCCGGCACCATCGGCGGCGGCTGGGTCGAGTTCCTGTCCGTGGTCGCGGTCGGCGTCATCGTTGTGATGCTGGTCATCTTCGTCGAGCAGGCCCAGCGCCGGATCCCGGTCCAGTACGCGAAGCGGATGATCGGCCGCCGGGCGTTCGGCGGCACCTCGACCTACATCCCGCTCAAGGTGAACCAGGCCGGTGTCATCCCGGTCATCTTCGCCTCGTCGCTGCTGTACATCCCGGCCCTGGTGGTTCAGCTGACCAACAGCCAGGCGGGCTGGGCGGTGTGGATCAAGCAGAACTTCGTCAAGGGTGACCACCCGATCTACATGGCCACCTACTTCCTGCTGATCGTCTTCTTCGCCTTCTTCTACGTCGCCATCTCCTTCAACCCCGAAGAAGTTGCCGACAACATGAAGAAGTATGGTGGCTTCATCCCGGGCATCCGGGCCGGTCGGCCGACGGCCGAGTACCTGAACTACGTGCTGACCCGAATCACGTGGCCGGGTTCGCTCTACCTGGGCCTGATCGCGTTGATCCCGATGATCGCCCTGGTCGCCTTCGGACAGCAGACAAACTTCCCGTTCGGCGGCACCAGCGTGCTCATCGTCGTCGGCGTCGGACTCGAAACTGTGAAGCAGATCGAGAGCCAGCTCCAGCAGCGCAATTACGAAGGGTTCCTCCGCTGA
- the mscL gene encoding large conductance mechanosensitive channel protein MscL encodes MLKGFRDFMMRGNVVDMAVGVVIGAAFTAVVSGFVSAFLTPLVGVVIGAAGDFSSYKATIAHVTFPYGQFLNVLIAFFMTAAVLYFCVVLPVTKATARYLPKKPKAAKRPCPECLTEIPEAARRCSACTAHVEPLTVSTGA; translated from the coding sequence GTGCTCAAGGGATTCCGCGACTTCATGATGCGCGGCAACGTCGTCGACATGGCGGTCGGTGTGGTCATCGGCGCCGCGTTCACCGCGGTGGTGTCCGGCTTCGTGTCCGCCTTCCTCACTCCGCTGGTGGGCGTGGTGATCGGCGCGGCCGGCGACTTCAGCTCGTACAAGGCGACGATCGCCCACGTCACCTTCCCGTACGGCCAGTTCCTGAACGTGCTGATCGCGTTCTTCATGACCGCCGCGGTGCTCTACTTCTGCGTCGTTCTGCCGGTCACCAAGGCCACCGCCCGGTACCTGCCGAAGAAGCCGAAGGCCGCGAAGCGTCCCTGCCCCGAGTGCCTGACCGAGATCCCCGAGGCCGCCCGCCGCTGCTCGGCCTGCACCGCCCACGTCGAGCCGCTGACCGTCTCCACCGGGGCCTGA
- the rpsE gene encoding 30S ribosomal protein S5, which yields MAGPQRREGGAGRGTGGERRDRKRDGQGNAQAVEKTAYVERVVAINRVAKVVKGGRRFSFTALVVVGDGEGTVGVGYGKAKEVPAAIAKGVEEAKKNFFRVPRIQGTIPHPVQGEKAAGVVLLKPAAPGTGVIAGGPVRAVLECAGIHDILSKSLGSDNAINIVHATVAALKGLVRPEEIAARRGLPLEDVAPAALLRARAAGVSA from the coding sequence ATGGCTGGACCCCAGCGCCGCGAAGGCGGCGCCGGTCGCGGCACGGGTGGCGAGCGGCGCGACCGTAAGCGTGACGGTCAGGGCAACGCCCAGGCCGTCGAGAAGACCGCTTACGTCGAGCGCGTCGTCGCGATCAACCGTGTCGCCAAGGTTGTCAAGGGTGGCCGTCGCTTCAGCTTCACCGCGCTCGTCGTGGTGGGCGATGGCGAGGGCACCGTGGGTGTCGGTTACGGCAAGGCGAAGGAGGTTCCGGCCGCCATCGCCAAGGGCGTTGAGGAGGCCAAGAAGAACTTCTTCCGCGTCCCCCGTATCCAGGGCACCATCCCGCACCCGGTTCAGGGTGAGAAGGCCGCCGGCGTCGTGCTGCTGAAGCCCGCCGCCCCCGGTACCGGTGTTATCGCCGGTGGTCCGGTGCGCGCCGTCCTGGAGTGCGCCGGCATCCACGACATCCTGTCGAAGTCGCTCGGCTCGGACAACGCGATCAACATCGTGCACGCCACCGTGGCCGCTCTGAAGGGCCTCGTCCGCCCCGAGGAGATCGCCGCCCGCCGTGGCCTGCCGCTGGAGGACGTGGCTCCCGCCGCCCTGCTGCGGGCTCGTGCTGCTGGGGTGAGCGCCTGA
- the rplE gene encoding 50S ribosomal protein L5 produces MSETTVEKVAPRLKERYNSEIKGQLQEQFSYENVMLIPGLVKVVVNMGVGEAARDSKLIEGAIRDLTAITGQKPAVTKARKSIAQFKLREGQPIGTHVTLRGDRMWEFLDRLVSLALPRIRDFRGLSPKQFDGRGNYTFGLTEQVMFHEIDQDKVDRQRGMDITVVTTAQTDDEGRALLRALGFPFKEA; encoded by the coding sequence ATGTCTGAGACGACTGTTGAGAAGGTGGCCCCCCGCCTCAAGGAGCGTTACAACTCCGAGATCAAGGGCCAGCTGCAGGAGCAGTTCTCGTACGAGAACGTCATGCTGATCCCCGGCCTGGTCAAGGTCGTGGTCAACATGGGTGTCGGCGAGGCCGCCCGTGACAGCAAGCTGATCGAGGGCGCGATCCGCGACCTGACCGCGATCACCGGTCAGAAGCCGGCCGTGACCAAGGCTCGCAAGTCCATCGCGCAGTTCAAGCTGCGCGAGGGCCAGCCGATCGGCACCCACGTCACCCTCCGTGGTGACCGCATGTGGGAGTTCCTGGACCGTCTGGTTTCGCTGGCCCTGCCGCGAATCCGTGACTTCCGTGGTCTCTCCCCGAAGCAGTTCGACGGCCGTGGCAACTACACCTTCGGTCTGACCGAGCAGGTTATGTTCCACGAGATCGACCAGGACAAGGTCGACCGTCAGCGCGGTATGGACATCACCGTCGTGACCACCGCTCAGACCGACGACGAGGGCCGGGCGCTGCTGCGCGCTCTGGGCTTCCCGTTCAAGGAGGCGTGA
- the rplF gene encoding 50S ribosomal protein L6, with translation MSRIGRLPIQVPAGVDVTIDGQTVSVKGPKGSLTHVVAEPIEIGKGEDGTVLVTRPNDERRSKALHGLTRTLVANMITGVTAGYRKSLEISGVGYRVTAKGSDMEFALGYSHPILITAPEGISFVVESPTKFHVDGIDKQKVGEIAANIRKLRKPDPYKAKGVKYAGEVIRRKVGKSGK, from the coding sequence ATGTCGCGTATTGGACGGCTGCCCATCCAGGTCCCCGCTGGCGTGGACGTCACCATCGATGGCCAGACGGTCTCGGTGAAGGGCCCCAAGGGTTCCCTCACCCACGTCGTCGCTGAGCCGATCGAGATCGGCAAGGGCGAGGACGGCACCGTGCTCGTCACCCGCCCGAACGACGAGCGTCGCTCGAAGGCCCTGCACGGCCTGACCCGCACGCTGGTGGCGAACATGATCACCGGCGTGACCGCGGGCTACCGCAAGTCGCTGGAGATCAGCGGTGTCGGCTACCGAGTCACGGCGAAGGGCTCCGACATGGAGTTCGCGCTGGGCTACAGCCACCCGATCCTGATCACCGCGCCGGAGGGCATCTCCTTCGTCGTCGAGTCGCCCACCAAGTTCCACGTGGACGGCATCGACAAGCAGAAGGTCGGCGAGATCGCCGCGAACATCCGCAAGCTGCGCAAGCCCGACCCGTACAAGGCCAAGGGCGTCAAGTACGCGGGCGAGGTCATCCGCCGCAAGGTCGGAAAGAGTGGTAAGTAA
- the rpsQ gene encoding 30S ribosomal protein S17: MTENTNETRGFRKTREGLVVSDKMDKTVVVAVEDRVKHALYGKVIRRTNKLKAHDEQNACGVGDRVLLAETRPLSATKRWRVVEILEKAK; this comes from the coding sequence ATGACTGAGAACACCAACGAGACGCGCGGTTTCCGCAAGACCCGTGAGGGTCTCGTCGTCAGCGACAAGATGGACAAGACCGTCGTCGTCGCCGTCGAGGACCGCGTCAAGCACGCTCTGTACGGCAAGGTCATCCGCCGTACGAACAAGCTGAAGGCGCACGACGAGCAGAACGCGTGCGGCGTGGGCGACCGGGTCCTCCTCGCGGAGACCCGCCCGCTGTCCGCGACGAAGCGCTGGCGCGTCGTCGAGATCCTCGAGAAGGCCAAGTAA
- the map gene encoding type I methionyl aminopeptidase, whose protein sequence is MVEIKTPEQIAKMRAAGLVVAEALKACREAVAPGVTTQELNDIADKVITDHGATSNFRAHHGGLWFPGVICASVNNEVVHGIPGDRVLQEGDLISIDCGAILDGWHGDSAITVAVGEVRPEVEMLSRVTEGSMWAGIAQMKKNNRLVDVSKAIEGYIRRQPLPPKGKWGITEGYGGHGIGTAMHMEPHVLNYVERGRGKGPKLVPGTVLAIEPMVSLGTPHTTVLEDDWTVVTNDGTWASHWEHSVAVTEQGPLVLTAFDGGKAELAKLGITAAPDPLA, encoded by the coding sequence ATGGTGGAGATCAAGACCCCCGAGCAGATCGCGAAGATGCGAGCGGCCGGGCTGGTCGTCGCCGAGGCGCTGAAGGCCTGCCGCGAGGCGGTCGCTCCCGGGGTGACCACCCAGGAGCTCAACGACATCGCCGACAAGGTGATCACCGACCACGGCGCCACCTCGAACTTCCGGGCCCACCACGGCGGCCTGTGGTTCCCCGGGGTGATCTGCGCCTCGGTGAACAACGAGGTCGTGCACGGCATCCCCGGTGACCGGGTGCTGCAGGAGGGCGACCTGATCTCGATCGACTGCGGCGCCATCCTGGACGGCTGGCACGGCGACTCGGCGATCACCGTGGCGGTCGGCGAGGTCCGCCCGGAGGTCGAGATGCTGAGCCGGGTCACCGAGGGCTCGATGTGGGCCGGCATCGCGCAGATGAAGAAGAACAACCGCCTGGTGGACGTCTCCAAGGCGATCGAGGGCTACATCCGCCGCCAGCCGCTGCCGCCCAAGGGCAAGTGGGGCATCACCGAGGGCTACGGCGGCCACGGCATCGGCACCGCGATGCACATGGAGCCGCACGTGCTGAACTACGTCGAGCGCGGCCGCGGCAAGGGCCCGAAGCTCGTCCCCGGCACCGTGCTGGCGATCGAGCCGATGGTCTCGCTGGGCACCCCGCACACCACCGTGCTGGAGGACGACTGGACGGTCGTCACCAACGACGGCACCTGGGCCTCGCACTGGGAGCACTCGGTGGCCGTCACCGAGCAGGGCCCGCTGGTGCTGACCGCCTTCGACGGCGGCAAGGCCGAACTGGCCAAGCTGGGCATCACCGCGGCTCCGGACCCGCTGGCCTAG
- a CDS encoding adenylate kinase — protein sequence MRIVLVGPPGAGKGTQAHLLAKTLSIPHISTGDLFRANIGQGTPLGLEAKSYMDAGRLVPDEVTIGMAKDRMLQADAANGFLLDGFPRNLGQAKALDEFLAEQGIELDGVLDLEVPEDEVVRRIAGRRLCRNDGGHVFHVDYNPPKVEGVCDECGGELYQRSDDTEEKVRTRLEVYHTETEPIIDYYAQQGLVETIPALGKVDEVTQRAIEALKQNG from the coding sequence ATGCGTATCGTCCTCGTTGGTCCTCCCGGGGCCGGGAAGGGTACTCAGGCGCACCTGCTCGCCAAGACCCTGTCCATCCCCCACATCTCCACCGGCGACCTGTTCCGCGCCAACATCGGTCAGGGCACCCCGCTGGGGCTCGAGGCCAAGAGCTACATGGACGCGGGTCGCCTGGTGCCGGATGAGGTCACCATCGGGATGGCCAAGGACCGCATGCTCCAGGCCGATGCCGCCAACGGCTTCCTGCTCGACGGCTTCCCCCGCAACCTGGGTCAGGCCAAGGCGCTGGACGAGTTCCTCGCCGAGCAGGGCATCGAGCTGGACGGCGTCCTGGACCTCGAGGTCCCCGAGGACGAGGTCGTCCGCCGGATCGCCGGCCGCCGCCTGTGCCGCAACGACGGGGGCCACGTCTTCCACGTGGACTACAACCCGCCGAAGGTCGAGGGCGTCTGCGACGAGTGCGGCGGCGAGCTGTACCAGCGCTCGGACGACACCGAGGAGAAGGTGCGCACCCGCCTCGAGGTCTACCACACGGAGACCGAGCCGATCATCGACTACTACGCCCAGCAGGGCCTGGTGGAGACCATCCCGGCCCTGGGCAAGGTGGACGAGGTCACCCAGCGCGCGATCGAGGCGCTGAAGCAGAACGGCTGA
- the rplX gene encoding 50S ribosomal protein L24, which translates to MKIKKGDLVQVITGKDKGKQGKVIQALPAENKVLVEGVNRVKKHTKPGPGTQGGIVTVEAPVHVSNVQLVVEKDGKKVVTRVGYRFDDQGNKIRVAKRTGEDI; encoded by the coding sequence ATGAAGATCAAGAAGGGTGACCTGGTCCAGGTCATCACCGGCAAGGACAAGGGCAAGCAGGGCAAGGTCATCCAGGCCCTGCCGGCCGAGAACAAGGTCCTGGTCGAGGGTGTCAACCGGGTCAAGAAGCACACCAAGCCGGGTCCGGGTACCCAGGGTGGCATCGTGACCGTCGAGGCCCCGGTGCACGTCTCCAACGTCCAGCTGGTCGTGGAGAAGGACGGCAAGAAGGTCGTCACCCGCGTCGGCTACCGCTTCGACGACCAGGGCAACAAGATCCGCGTTGCCAAGCGGACCGGTGAGGACATCTGA
- the rpsH gene encoding 30S ribosomal protein S8: MTMTDPIADMLTRLRNANSAYHDSVAMPSSKIKAHVAEILQQEGYISSYKVEEPAEGEVGKKLTIELKFGPNRERSIAGIKRISKPGLRVYAKSTNLPKVLGGLGVAIISTSSGLLTDKQAAKKGVGGEVLAYVW, translated from the coding sequence ATGACCATGACCGACCCCATCGCAGACATGCTCACGCGTCTGCGTAACGCGAACTCGGCGTACCACGACTCTGTCGCGATGCCGTCGAGCAAGATCAAGGCGCACGTCGCCGAGATCCTGCAGCAGGAGGGTTACATCTCCTCCTACAAGGTTGAGGAGCCCGCTGAGGGCGAGGTCGGCAAGAAGCTGACCATCGAGCTCAAGTTCGGTCCCAACCGTGAGCGCTCCATCGCCGGCATCAAGCGCATCAGCAAGCCGGGTCTGCGTGTTTACGCAAAGTCCACCAACCTGCCGAAGGTGCTCGGCGGCCTGGGCGTGGCGATCATCTCCACGTCGTCCGGCCTCCTGACCGACAAGCAGGCCGCCAAGAAGGGCGTAGGCGGAGAAGTTCTCGCCTACGTCTGGTAA
- the rpmC gene encoding 50S ribosomal protein L29: protein MSAATKAAELRSLDNEGLVAKLREAKEELFNLRFQAATGQLDNHGRLKLVRKDIARIYTLMRERELGIETVENA, encoded by the coding sequence ATGTCGGCCGCTACCAAGGCTGCTGAGCTTCGCTCGCTGGACAACGAGGGTCTCGTTGCCAAGCTGCGCGAGGCCAAGGAGGAGCTGTTCAACCTCCGCTTCCAGGCGGCGACCGGGCAGCTCGACAACCACGGACGGCTCAAGCTCGTCCGCAAGGACATCGCGCGGATCTACACCCTGATGCGCGAGCGCGAGCTGGGCATCGAGACGGTGGAGAACGCCTGA
- the rpmD gene encoding 50S ribosomal protein L30: protein MARLKITQTKSYIGSKQNHRDTLRSLGLKRLHDVVVKEDRPEIRGMAHTVRHLVTVEEVD, encoded by the coding sequence ATGGCTCGCCTGAAGATCACGCAGACCAAGTCGTACATCGGCAGCAAGCAGAACCACCGTGACACCCTGCGCTCGCTTGGTCTCAAGCGTCTGCACGACGTCGTGGTGAAGGAGGACCGTCCCGAGATCCGCGGGATGGCCCACACGGTCCGTCACCTGGTGACGGTTGAGGAGGTGGACTGA
- the rplO gene encoding 50S ribosomal protein L15, translating to MGDNPIKIHNLRPAPGAKTDKIRVGRGEGSKGKTAGRGTKGTKARYQVPQRFEGGQMPLHMRLPKLKGFKNPFKITFQVVNLDKLAELYPQGGEVTVEDLVAKGAVRKNSLVKVLGTGEVSVALQVTVDAVSGSAAEKIKAAGGTVTELV from the coding sequence ATGGGCGACAACCCGATCAAGATCCACAACCTGCGTCCCGCCCCGGGTGCCAAGACCGACAAGATCCGCGTGGGTCGTGGTGAGGGCTCCAAGGGTAAGACCGCCGGTCGTGGTACCAAGGGCACCAAGGCCCGCTACCAGGTTCCGCAGCGCTTCGAGGGTGGCCAGATGCCGCTCCACATGCGTCTGCCGAAGCTGAAGGGCTTCAAGAACCCGTTCAAGATCACGTTCCAGGTCGTCAACCTCGACAAGCTGGCCGAGCTCTACCCGCAGGGTGGCGAGGTCACGGTCGAGGACCTGGTCGCCAAGGGCGCGGTTCGGAAGAACTCCCTCGTCAAGGTGCTCGGCACCGGCGAGGTCTCGGTTGCGCTGCAGGTGACGGTCGACGCCGTCTCCGGCTCGGCCGCCGAGAAGATCAAGGCCGCCGGCGGTACGGTCACCGAGCTCGTCTGA
- the infA gene encoding translation initiation factor IF-1, producing MAKKQGAIEIEGTVIESLPNAMFKVELQNGHKVLAHISGKMRMHYIRILPDDRVVVELSPYDLTRGRIVYRYK from the coding sequence ATGGCTAAGAAGCAAGGCGCCATTGAGATCGAGGGCACCGTGATCGAGTCTCTTCCGAACGCGATGTTCAAGGTCGAGCTGCAGAACGGTCACAAGGTCCTCGCGCACATCAGTGGCAAGATGCGCATGCACTACATCCGCATCCTGCCGGACGACCGGGTCGTCGTGGAGCTCAGCCCCTACGACCTCACGCGCGGCCGGATCGTCTACCGCTACAAGTAA
- a CDS encoding type Z 30S ribosomal protein S14 encodes MAKKSLIAKSERKPKFGVRAYTRCQRCGRPHSVYRKFGLCRVCLREMAHRGELPGVTKSSW; translated from the coding sequence ATGGCGAAGAAGTCCCTCATCGCGAAGTCCGAGCGCAAGCCGAAGTTCGGCGTCCGGGCCTACACCCGGTGCCAGCGCTGCGGCCGTCCGCACTCGGTGTACCGCAAGTTCGGCCTCTGCCGTGTCTGCCTCCGTGAGATGGCGCACCGCGGCGAGCTGCCGGGCGTGACCAAGAGCTCCTGGTAA
- the rplP gene encoding 50S ribosomal protein L16, whose amino-acid sequence MLIPRRVKHRKQHHPKRRGASKGGTELAFGQFGIQAVTPAYVTNRQIESARIAITRHIRRGGKVWINIYPDRPLTKKPAETRMGSGKGSPEWWIANVHPGRVMFELSYPNEKVAREALTRAAHKLPMKCRIVRREDGES is encoded by the coding sequence ATGCTGATCCCCCGTCGGGTCAAGCACCGCAAGCAGCACCACCCGAAGCGTCGCGGCGCTTCCAAGGGTGGCACCGAGCTGGCGTTCGGCCAGTTCGGCATCCAGGCCGTGACCCCGGCCTACGTGACGAACCGTCAGATCGAGTCCGCTCGTATCGCGATCACCCGTCACATCCGTCGTGGCGGCAAGGTCTGGATCAACATCTACCCGGACCGCCCGCTCACCAAGAAGCCGGCCGAGACCCGCATGGGTTCCGGTAAGGGTTCGCCGGAGTGGTGGATCGCGAACGTGCACCCGGGTCGGGTCATGTTCGAGCTGTCGTACCCGAACGAGAAGGTTGCTCGCGAGGCGCTCACCCGCGCCGCGCACAAGCTGCCGATGAAGTGCCGGATCGTCCGGCGCGAGGACGGTGAGAGCTGA
- the rplR gene encoding 50S ribosomal protein L18: MSVSVKIGKGNAYKSAARKRRAIRVRKRVVGTEVRPRLVVTRSNRHMVAQVIDDAKGHTLASASTLDVSIKGTEGDKTELAKKVGSLVAERAKAAGIESVVFDRAGNRYAGRIAALADAAREAGLDF; encoded by the coding sequence ATGAGCGTCTCTGTCAAGATCGGCAAGGGCAACGCCTACAAGAGCGCCGCTCGCAAGCGCCGCGCGATCCGCGTTCGCAAGCGCGTCGTCGGCACCGAGGTGCGTCCGCGTCTCGTCGTGACGCGCTCGAACCGTCACATGGTCGCCCAGGTCATCGACGACGCCAAGGGTCACACCCTGGCGTCGGCGTCCACCCTCGACGTGTCCATCAAGGGCACCGAGGGCGACAAGACCGAGCTGGCCAAGAAGGTCGGGAGCCTGGTCGCCGAGCGCGCCAAGGCCGCCGGCATCGAGTCGGTCGTCTTCGACCGCGCGGGCAACCGGTACGCCGGCCGCATCGCCGCCCTGGCGGACGCGGCCCGCGAGGCCGGGCTCGACTTCTAA